Genomic segment of Pseudomonadota bacterium:
GCTGCCGGGCAGAAAGCCCATCGACGCCGCCAGCGCGCCGACCAGATAGCCCAGGAAGTTGGCCGAGGCGATCAGGCCGGCATCGCTCGAACCGAGCGACATCTCCGCGACCATGAACGGCAGGATCGGCGTATAGACAAACCGCCCGATACCCATGGCCGCCGCCAGCGCCAGGAGGCCGCCGAGGGCGATGTAGACAGGGTTCCGCAAGGGTGTCGCCTCCCCGGGGCGTCATGCGTTCGGTAGACGACCCAAGCATGGGCCCGAGAGCGGGTCGCGATTAATCAGAGCCATTCAGCAGCTCTGATCAATCGCGTGAATCCGCTCTCAATCAAACAGTTAGAGCAGGTTCAAGCATTCTATCTGGATCGCAAACGATCTAGATAAAATGCGATCTGCGCCAGGCAAAAAACAAGGCGCCCGCCGGATGGCGGGCGCCTTGAAGGTGAACGGTTGCCCCCGCTCGATAAAAGATCAGTGCAGGCGGTCCTCGACGTCGCCGATGGCGCTGTCGATCAGCTCGGCCTGTTTGCCTTCGTCAATCTTGTCGGTCAGTAGCTTGCGCGTCGCCTTGAGAGCCAGATCGGTGGCAGCGGTGCGGACGTGGCGGACCGCGTCATGCTCAGCCTGGGCGATGCGCTCCATGGCGAGCTCGCGGCGGCGCTTGAGCGCGGTCTCCAGAGCCTCCGCGGCGTGCTTGGCATGGCGTTCGGCCTCGGCCTCGGCATGCTCGATCAAAGCTGCGGCCTCCTTCTCGGCCTCTCGCTGCTTGCGTTCGTAGGACGCCAGGAGGTCCTGGGCTTCCTCGCGCAAGCGGCGCGCCTCGTCCAACTCGCTGCGAATGCGGTCGCTACGGCCATCCAGGCCGCCGAAGATCATCTTGGTCAGCGGACGCCATAGAATGCCGATCGCGACAAAGAACGCCAGCGCGACCCAGAAGGTTTCGTCGAAAAACATGGCCTACCCCCCACGCGCCGTGTCGATGGCGCGGGCGACTTCCTCATCGGACGCGTCGACGCCGATCAGCTTGCGTGTGGCGTCGCGGGCGGCATCAGCGGCGATGTCGCGCAGGTTCGCCATGGCGTCTTCCTGGGCCTGGGCGACGGTCTCAGCCGCCGCCGTGGCTTCGCGGGAGAGATGTTCGTCCAGTTCGGCGTGACGCTTGGCGGCTTCGGCGCTGGCCGCCTCGCTCGCCTTGCCGACGATGGCATGGGCGTTGTCGCGCGCGCTCTGCATGGACGCGTCATAGGCCGTCAAGGCCTCTTCCGCATCGACCCGGGCCTTGTCGGCCGCCTCAAGATCGCTCTCTACCTTTTCCTTGCGTGCCGCCAGGACCGCGCCGATACGCGGCAACGCGACGCGCGACATCACGATGTAGAGCACGATGAACGTGATCGCGAGCCACACCAGCTGCGGCAGGAAATGAGCGAAATCTAATTGCGGCATGAGCCTTCGTCCTATTCGTGATGATTGCCGGTCCGCCCCCGTTTCGAGAGCGGACCGGCAGGCAACCTAGAATACGAACAGGATGAGAAGCGCGATCAGCAGCGCGTAGAGCGCCACGGCTTCGACCAGCGCGAAGCCGATCCACATGAAGCCCTGAACGTTGGGCGCGGCGGCCGGATTACGGCCGACCGACGAGATCATCGACGAGAAGATGTTGCCGATACCGACACCGACGCCGCCCAGACCGATAACGGCCAGGCCTGCGCCAATCAGCTTCGCAGCTTCGACTTCCATGGTGAGGTCCTTTCCTATTCCTAGAAGCGGGTGTGACGGGTGGCTGCGGCCGCCCGGTTAATGCATGTGGATCGCGTCGTGCAGGTAGATGCAGCTCAAGACCGCAAAGACGTAGGCCTGCAGGAACGCGATGGCGAATTCGAGGACGGTCAGCCCGACCACGACCGAGAACGGGATGACGCCGGGCACGACATAGAAGGCGCCCAACGAGAGGATGAAGCCGGCGAACACCTTCAGCATGGTATGGCCCGCCGTCAGGTTGGCGAACAGGCGCAAACCCAGGCTGACCGGCCGGATCAGATAGGACAGAACCTCGA
This window contains:
- a CDS encoding F0F1 ATP synthase subunit C, which translates into the protein MEVEAAKLIGAGLAVIGLGGVGVGIGNIFSSMISSVGRNPAAAPNVQGFMWIGFALVEAVALYALLIALLILFVF
- a CDS encoding F0F1 ATP synthase subunit B' → MPQLDFAHFLPQLVWLAITFIVLYIVMSRVALPRIGAVLAARKEKVESDLEAADKARVDAEEALTAYDASMQSARDNAHAIVGKASEAASAEAAKRHAELDEHLSREATAAAETVAQAQEDAMANLRDIAADAARDATRKLIGVDASDEEVARAIDTARGG
- a CDS encoding F0F1 ATP synthase subunit B encodes the protein MFFDETFWVALAFFVAIGILWRPLTKMIFGGLDGRSDRIRSELDEARRLREEAQDLLASYERKQREAEKEAAALIEHAEAEAERHAKHAAEALETALKRRRELAMERIAQAEHDAVRHVRTAATDLALKATRKLLTDKIDEGKQAELIDSAIGDVEDRLH